GAAATTTTCCTAATTCTCCCTGGGGCTGGTGGCATTCCAGACATGTGACATTACTATGGACGGAAGACTCCCATGAAGTAACATATTTTGATACCTCATGGCACTTAGCGCAAAAATGCGGGCTTGATGTAGCAAAATAACCTATCTCGAAGAGTATGTATAAGACGACTATCGTAACTAGACCGCCAATCATCAGCTTTTTCCACATAAAAATCCTCCTTAGCTGAAGAATAGTATGTGCAGTTAAGCTCTATTTATTTAGTGCTGCTTTGTTGTTTAAGTATGGGCCCTCAAATCTTTGCCTCAGATAAGTTAATTCTAACTTATCTGAGGCAAAGATGACTTAACTTAATATTTTAAACATTAAGAAAAAATAAACCTATTTGCATGACTTTTGGCAAATTAGGTTTTTTATACTAATCTAAAGGTAACTTTTTGCAGCATATTCTTTTAAGGCCCCTTCCCGCCGTCCAAGGCCTACAGGGCCCTATGGCCATCCATAGCCGGCTCATAAGTGCAAGTATGGCGGCTGCCTAGGCCTGAAAGGATGCGTTATTTAAGCCGTATGGCGCGAAAATTGCATGTTCTTTTTGTATTCCATCAAGTAGTGATAAGAGGTGTATAGGATTGAAATTTGGTATTATGAGAAATAAACTCATTATAGCCATAGCGATTATTGTGCTTATCATCAGTTACCTTTTTAAAGATTTAATATTTAAAGATTCAAGCTATGCTTACCTATACTTTATGTTGAGTTGGCTTGTGTTTTTGGGAATCTTCCTATATCAAACCTATCGGAACACGAAGTTTTTGGCCTTGTCCGCTGAAATGCTTAAAAGAGGCTCCTTAGGAGATTATCTGATTTTAGAAAAGGGCGTAGATGCTGTAAAAATGCTCCTTGAAGAGATAATTCGACTTAAAAAGAGCGGCAATACAGATAGGTTGAAAGTCATTGAAATCCAAAAAAAGCTATTAAGTCAGAATGAGCAGATTTTAGCGTTGAGTTCTTTCTGGGAACCGGACGCCTTTGACGGGAGAGACCAGCAATTTCGCAACCACGAGTATTACGACAACGGACGTTTCACCTCTTACATATATTGGAATGAAGGAACCATTGAAGTAACACCGCTCAAAAATGTTTCCGATGAATTATGGTATACCATTCCCAAGAAAACCGGAAAAATAGCTATTTTAGAGCCTTATGAATATGAGCTGGATGGCAAATCGATTTTAATGACCAGTATTATGCTGCCTATCATAATTAACGGCAAATTTTTGGGGACCATTGGTACAGATATTGAATTAAAAGAAGTAAAAGAGATTCAGCAAGATGTGATCTTTTATGACAACCCCTATAAAAATCTTGATGTGCTTGAGGAAATGGAAGCTGTATGTGAACGAAAAGATGAGTTTGGGATACTAGGGCAAGTTATTAAAGCTGCCAATATTAACCAGAAAGAAATTTTGAAGCATTTATCGCAGACAGCCCGGCAAGTGACTGAGACATCTCATGAGTTGACAGCCATCTCTAAGCAATCAGCCATTGCAGTTGAAGAGGTGTCCAAAACCATTGAGCAGATCGCCGGAAGCGCCAATGAGCAAGTTAGAGATACGGAACATGGTGTACAGCAAATGATGGAATTAGGAGAAATAATTCTCAAAGATCAGCAAAATTTATATGATGTTAACAACTCCATTAAGGATGTAGAGAGACTTAAGGACGAAGGCAGTCTCGCTATCAGTGAATTAACGGAACGAACAGCTGAAAGAGAGCGGTATTCGGAACGAATTCAGGAAAGAATTACTGAAACGAATTCAAGCGCTGAGAAAATTCATTCTGCCAGCCAAATGATTCAAAATATTGCCGATCAAACCAACTTATTGGCTTTAAACGCAGCTATTGAGGCAGCCCGCGCAGGGGAGGCAGGCAGAGGCTTTGCCGTTGTCTCTGAAGAAATCCGCAAACTGGCAGAACAATCTGCTCAATCCACCAGAGATATTGAAGAAATTGTCCAGGAACTGCAGCTAAACTCTAATCATGCAGTGGAGGTCATTACAAAAAGTTCTGCAATTGCGCAGAAACAAGAGGATAGTATTGCTATTACTGTTGAACGATTCAAAGGAATTGCCTCTGCCATCGAAAAGACGAAAGAGATCATGATCGCCTTAAATCTTTCTGGTCAGGAGATGGAAAAGAAAAAGGATCAAATAATTGATGTGCTTAAAAATCTCGCCAGTATTGCCGAATCCAATGCTGCCAGTACAGAAGAGGTTTCTGCTGCTTCTGAAGAGCAAGCGGCCTCTATGACGGAAATTGCCAATGCCAGCCAAAACTTGTCAGACATAGCTAACGACTTGCAATTATCCATTGATAAATTCGGCACAGATAAGTAAGAAGGAATTTTTCAGGGCTAGCAGTTAAGAAACTGCTGGCCCATTTTTTCTGCCCGGAGGTTTGGCACGAAAGTGTCCGGTGGACATTTTCGCTCGAAGCGGCTATCTCCAAAGAATACTTATCCACTGAAGATAGCTCCCGGGCCGGCTTGTAAGCAAAGCCGCCTGATCCCAGCGTCTGTTTGGTGATAATATTCTTTGCATAAAGACTAAGAAGCCGGATGTTTGGGCAAGAATGAAGAGAGGAGGGGACAATTAAAGGTATGGAGGGATTTTGTGCGAAAGCTATTCATCTATCTTAGTTGTATTTTGTTGGGGTTGGTCCTTCTTGCTAATCTACAATTTGGCGAAAAGGATAATCTTCCAGCTCAGGAAGTACTTACCTCAAGCCCTGTTTACGAGAGAACAGAAGTTATTTCATCGCCTAATGAGGCAAAACAGCTTTTGTCTGACGGCAACGAACGCTATACCACAGGTAAGACCTTAAAGAAAGATATTAGTATAAATAAACGCAGTGAATTGCTGGAAAAAGGTCAGCATCCTTTTGCGGTTATTGTAAGCTGCTCTGACTCCAGGGTTCCTCCTGAAATTCTCTTTGATCAGGCCTTAGGGGATTTATTTGTCATTCGTGTTGCCGGGAATGTCATTACCCCAGTGGAATTGGGAAGTGTCGAATATGCCGTGGAACATCTGGGGACTCCTTTAGTTGTGGTCCTCGGCCATGAAGCCTGTGGGGCAGTCACAGCTGCTCTGCAAGCTGAAGGCGGCCATGGAAATATCGGGGAAATCATTAAAATCATTAAGCCTGCCGTTGATAAAGCTAAAGGGATGGGACTGAATGATAAGGATGTCCTCGATAAAAGTATCGACCTCAATGTTAAGAACACCAGAGAAGATATCCTGGAGAGCCCAATTATTCAAGAACGTGTGAAATCTAACCGGCTTCAAATAATAGGGATGAAGTACGATTTGGATCAAGGTAATTTGCAGTACATTGATTAATAGGATCTGGATATATTTAAAGTGAGTTAACATAACCTTATTTAAGTGTATTATTTTATGACTCCCTGGTATAAGATACTAGGGAGTCTTGTGTACTAATCAGAAAATTCATCATGAAAAACCCCCCAGAAACCTTTCCAAAGAATAATAGACCCAAAAGCCAGGCAGCTTATACTCCTATAGCTAAGAAAAAGGATTTTAGAGAAGGGGCGTAGAATTATAACCATTTGGTATCGAAAAAATGTTGAAGTTTTAAAGGAGCTTTTATGGAATTAATAGCTGGATTAATTGATTTTATTCTTCATATTGATTTGCATCTTGTTGAGATTATCCAAAATTACGGAACTTGGACCTATTTAATTCTCTTTGCCATTATTTTTAGTGAAACGGGATTTGTAGTTACCCCTTTTCTTCCGGGAGATTCATTGCTCTTTGTTATTGGTGCTTTGGGGGCAAAAGGCGCCTTAAACTTTCAATTTGCCTTTATTCTCCTTGTTTTTGCTGCCCTTGGCGGTAATACTCTGAACTATTTTATTGGCAGAATCATCGGGCAAAGACTTTTGACTATGAGAAATTCCCGTATCATTAAAAAAGAGTATCTTTATAAAACTCAAACCTTTTATGACCGGCATGGGGGAAAAGCCATAGTTTTATCACGATTTGTACCCATTATCCGAACATTTGCTCCCTTTGTTGCCG
This Desulfosporosinus orientis DSM 765 DNA region includes the following protein-coding sequences:
- a CDS encoding methyl-accepting chemotaxis protein, which gives rise to MKFGIMRNKLIIAIAIIVLIISYLFKDLIFKDSSYAYLYFMLSWLVFLGIFLYQTYRNTKFLALSAEMLKRGSLGDYLILEKGVDAVKMLLEEIIRLKKSGNTDRLKVIEIQKKLLSQNEQILALSSFWEPDAFDGRDQQFRNHEYYDNGRFTSYIYWNEGTIEVTPLKNVSDELWYTIPKKTGKIAILEPYEYELDGKSILMTSIMLPIIINGKFLGTIGTDIELKEVKEIQQDVIFYDNPYKNLDVLEEMEAVCERKDEFGILGQVIKAANINQKEILKHLSQTARQVTETSHELTAISKQSAIAVEEVSKTIEQIAGSANEQVRDTEHGVQQMMELGEIILKDQQNLYDVNNSIKDVERLKDEGSLAISELTERTAERERYSERIQERITETNSSAEKIHSASQMIQNIADQTNLLALNAAIEAARAGEAGRGFAVVSEEIRKLAEQSAQSTRDIEEIVQELQLNSNHAVEVITKSSAIAQKQEDSIAITVERFKGIASAIEKTKEIMIALNLSGQEMEKKKDQIIDVLKNLASIAESNAASTEEVSAASEEQAASMTEIANASQNLSDIANDLQLSIDKFGTDK
- a CDS encoding carbonic anhydrase; amino-acid sequence: MRKLFIYLSCILLGLVLLANLQFGEKDNLPAQEVLTSSPVYERTEVISSPNEAKQLLSDGNERYTTGKTLKKDISINKRSELLEKGQHPFAVIVSCSDSRVPPEILFDQALGDLFVIRVAGNVITPVELGSVEYAVEHLGTPLVVVLGHEACGAVTAALQAEGGHGNIGEIIKIIKPAVDKAKGMGLNDKDVLDKSIDLNVKNTREDILESPIIQERVKSNRLQIIGMKYDLDQGNLQYID
- a CDS encoding DedA family protein, whose amino-acid sequence is MELIAGLIDFILHIDLHLVEIIQNYGTWTYLILFAIIFSETGFVVTPFLPGDSLLFVIGALGAKGALNFQFAFILLVFAALGGNTLNYFIGRIIGQRLLTMRNSRIIKKEYLYKTQTFYDRHGGKAIVLSRFVPIIRTFAPFVAGLGKMSFMRYSIYNIMGGVSWVMLFMFTGFFFGNIPAVKHNFTYVIFGIIFVSLLPTIVPYLRSKLRR